In Glandiceps talaboti chromosome 4, keGlaTala1.1, whole genome shotgun sequence, a single window of DNA contains:
- the LOC144433920 gene encoding uncharacterized protein LOC144433920, which produces MPKTLQVTITTIHSVYASRDAGIHIKLIGDSTESNIIQLKSKSGWDRAPLLRKWERDPVETFLSLYKKKQEKKENDDKKPSLKKTQKIEEGEETFSIHVPDDFPVEETQKIEIGYDHSRFVDGWLIGKVTLRHAATEKEWNFRGPGTYDGWKDGTLTLILEDTEVTTDSTDSGATPDLHHRFVMGPILGYKGTAGKKYKLCCLVATEGDDTQLKPLSYSVGVTKDSEVIVKGRTPYLTTPLAASGDYKLWRYDWQVPRHRDQDYVCQYTLPDNRSFVCHIPAYKTQPHIVFGSCAGLETQEEIRTARDCNIMWVHMRNEHTEKPFHLLLLGGDQVYADPIITKLRQERKEKGLTESDVDGLVDEARIMYFELYISRWRQPEQAYMFARVPSFMIWDDHDIFDGWGSRENVTPFMTEVYKAARENFNLFQLRGLRQEVAMEAGNRTISLSRHSVTWMHPPVVESCDPRNDPGPFSYIVTFGDVCIVILDNRSERTICQAMSDESWLEFTQLLGILRGFKHIFFVIAVPLAYANFHSLLSVVRKAPVAEIKDLEDDIIDHWGSPHHDFERKRLYKALLDHCLENNSKMTVLSGDVHVGCWAKLKSESGITIDMVTSSAIVNKPPPAIHFLFDILTDDEKFYLPKHGKVRVWLAEVDETDTKKRLVARQNFLILAPEHSSTGEFTGEYRARFVKKAKENFEKAQSKKLLLKQPKKFGRLIEKGDTEALTPITDTVNTPTTDSVNTPTKDAVSPPTIDPVSAPETNHVSTPETDPVSTPTTEPVCTPTEKKE; this is translated from the exons ATGCCGAAGACGCTCCAAGTTACCATTACGACAATACACAGCGTTTACGCGAGTAGGGACGCCGGTATTCACATCAAACTGATCGGGGACTCCACTGAGTCGAATATCATTCAACTTAAG AGTAAAAGTGGTTGGGACAGAGCTCCACTTCTCCGAAAATGGGAAAGAGATCCCGTTGAAACTTTTCTATCTCTATacaaaaagaaacaagaaaaaaaagaaaacgatGATAAGAAACCATCGCTGAAGAAAACCCAAAAAATTGAAGAGGGCGAGGAAActttcagtatacatgtaccggATGACTTTCCGGTGGAGGAAACTCAAAAGATAGAAATTG GCTATGACCATTCACGTTTTGTGGATGGCTGGCTTATTGGTAAAGTAACACTGCGACATGCTGCCACGGAGAAGGAATGGAATTTTCGTGGACCTGGTACTTATGACGGATGGAAAGACGGAACATTGACTTTGATCTTGGAAGATACTGAAGTGACTACGGATTCTACCGACTCTGGAGCAACGCCT GATTTACATCATCGTTTTGTGATGGGTCCCATTTTGGGGTATAAAGGAACAGCGGgtaaaaaatacaagttatgcTGTCTGGTTGCTACAGAGGGCGATGACACACAATTAAAACCCTTGAGCTATAGTGTTGGTGTCACGAAGGATTCAGAAG TCATTGTTAAAGGTCGCACACCTTATCTGACGACACCGCTGGCGGCGTCTGGGGACTACAAACTATGGCGGTATGATTGGCAGGTACCAAGACACCGTGATCAG gATTATGTTTGTCAGTATACATTACCAGACAATCGTTCATTTGTATGTCACATCCCAGCATATAAAACACAGCCTCACATCGTCTTTGGAAGCTGTGCTGGTCTGGAAACCCAGGAAGAAATCCGAACTGCACGTGACTGCAATATAATGTGGGTTCATATGAGAAATGAGCACACGGAGAAACCATTTCATCTACTTCTACTAGGAGGAGACCAAGTCTATGCTGATCCCATCATTACTAAACTTAGACAG GAGAGGAAAGAGAAGGGACTGACGGAGAGCGACGTAGATGGACTAGTAGACGAAGCTAGGATAATGTACTTTGAGTTATATATCAGTCGTTGGCGACAACCCGAACAAGCTTATATGTTTGCAAGGGTACCATCTTTTATGATAT GGGACGACCATGATATATTTGATGGATGGGGATCACGTGAGAACGTTACACCATTCATGACGGAGGTCTACAAGGCAGCGCGGgaaaactttaatttatttcaactaCGTGGATTACGACAGGAAGTTGCCATGGAAGCAGG TAATCGCACGATAAGTTTAAGTCGACACTCAGTAACATGGATGCATCCACCTGTTGTCGAAAGTTGTGATCCTCGTAATGACCCTGGTCCATTCTCCTACATTGTTACATTTGGAGATGTTTGTATTGTG ATTCTAGATAATCGTTCGGAGAGGACCATTTGTCAAGCAATGAGTGATGAATCTTGGCTTGAATTCACTCAGCTGTTGGGAATACTGCGTGGATTTAAACACATATTTTTCGTCATCGCTGTACCATtagcatatgcaaatttccaCAGTCTGCTTTCAGTTGTAAGGAAAGCCCCAGTCGCCGAGATCAAG GATCTTGAAGATGATATCATTGACCATTGGGGGTCGCCTCATCATGATTTTGAGAGGAAACGACTATACAAAGCATTGCTGGACCATTGCCTAGAGAATAATTCAAAGATGACTGTGTTGTCTGGTGACGTACACGTCGGATGTTGGGCAAAACTGAAATCAGAAAGTGGCATTACTATAGATATGGTGACGTCATCTGCGATCGTTAACAAACCGCCACCAGCG ATTCACTTTCTTTTCGATATTCTTACTGATGACGAGAAATTTTACCTGCCTAAACACGGTAAAGTCAGAGTTTGGTTGGCTGAAGTGGATGAGACGGACACAAAAAAACGCTTGGTGGCGCGCCAGAATTTCTTGATTTTGGCACCTGAGCATTCATCAACG GGAGAATTTACAGGCGAATACCGAGCACGTTTCGTGAAGAAGGCGAAGGAAAATTTCGAGAAAGCACAGTCGAAGAAACTTCTTTTAAAGCAACCGAAGAAGTTTGGAAGACTTATTGAAAAGGGTGACACAGAGGCCCTAACACCTATCACAGACACTGTCAATACACCGACCACTGACTCGGTCAATACACCGACAAAAGACGCTGTCAGCCCACCAACCATAGACCCTGTCAGTGCACCGGAGACAAACCATGTCAGTACACCGGAGACAGACCCTGTCAGTACACCGACTACAGAACCTGTCTGTACACCGACCGAAAAGAAGGAATAG